CAGTTCGGCGTGCGGGGGCAGCCGGAGCTTCCGGCCGGCGCCCGACAGGCCGCACAACCTGAATCCGCGGAGGTGCATGCATGAGTTTCACCTTCCGCTGCCTCAACCCCGAAGCCGACGCACAACTCCTCCACAGCTGGGTTACCCGGCCCTACGCCTCCTTCTGGGGGATGCAGTCCGCCACGGTGGAGGACGTTGTGGAGGAATACTCTAAAATCCAGGCCAGCGGGCATCACCGCTCGCTGCTGGGGCTCGACGGCGGCGTTCCCGCCTTCCTGATGGAGGAGTACTTTCCGTCGCTGTCGCCGCTCGCCGGCGTGTACGCCGTGCAGCCCGGAGACATCGGGATGCACCTCCTGGTTGCGCCGCCGGCCGGCCCGCCGCGCACCGGCTATACCGCGGCGGCGATGGAAACGGTCCTGGACAGGCTCTTCGCCAAGGACACGGTGGAGCGTGTGGTGGTTGAGCCCGACGCGCGGAACCACAAAATC
This genomic window from Arthrobacter sp. 24S4-2 contains:
- a CDS encoding GNAT family N-acetyltransferase; the encoded protein is MSFTFRCLNPEADAQLLHSWVTRPYASFWGMQSATVEDVVEEYSKIQASGHHRSLLGLDGGVPAFLMEEYFPSLSPLAGVYAVQPGDIGMHLLVAPPAGPPRTGYTAAAMETVLDRLFAKDTVERVVVEPDARNHKIHVLNERLGFQAAGEVTLPDKQALLSFCSREAFHAARAALHSSPIHQGASL